The Desulfuromonas versatilis genome has a segment encoding these proteins:
- the gatC gene encoding Asp-tRNA(Asn)/Glu-tRNA(Gln) amidotransferase subunit GatC, translating to MKITRAEVEHVARLARLSLEERELEALTGQMDAILGYVDKLNELDTQGIVPTAHAVPMENAFREDAGVPSIGIDKALANAPAPSPAGFKVPRVIE from the coding sequence ATGAAGATCACCCGTGCCGAAGTTGAGCATGTGGCCCGACTGGCGCGTCTCAGCCTCGAAGAGAGGGAACTCGAGGCGCTGACCGGCCAGATGGACGCCATCCTCGGCTACGTCGACAAGCTCAACGAGCTGGATACCCAGGGCATCGTCCCCACCGCCCATGCCGTGCCGATGGAAAACGCCTTCCGTGAGGATGCAGGGGTCCCCTCCATCGGCATCGACAAGGCCCTCGCCAACGCCCCCGCGCCGAGCCCCGCCGGGTTCAAGGTGCCGCGGGTCATCGAATAA
- a CDS encoding hydrogenase large subunit, with amino-acid sequence MTSPPSLLSLKNGGSLPLARVPELDYDGFAATLRAEVEGGGRVAAYFAAPDQGEGLALYALLARDWKEDLVPLRTRLGSRFASLTPACPQLHLFEREIAEQFGVLPEGHPWFKPLRFHPVRRGRDPWERNQQGLPVCGDMPYYRVEGEEVHEVAVGPVHAGVIEPGHFRFQCHGERVMHLEISLGYQHRGIEEQLSGGPHPATLYRMETVAGDTSIGHASAYCMVLEALADLQISPRAAALRAIALELERLANHVGDIGALAGDVGFLPTASFCGRIRGDYLNLSAELCGSRFGRGQVRPGGCGFDLDEARAAAILERLKAIERDTRGATELFFDTPSALARMEGTGTVSVADAEALGLVGMAARACGLARDVRLHHPHGAYAGSFDDCIIEESGDVFARASIRRREIHSSLAWLKQALASLPAGQARREVPPAAPQSLAVALVEGWRGELVHVGLTDASGRFSRYKIVDPSFHNWSGLAMALRNEQISDFPLCNKSFNLSYCGFDL; translated from the coding sequence ATGACCTCGCCCCCGTCCCTGCTGAGCCTGAAAAACGGCGGCTCGCTCCCCCTGGCCCGGGTACCGGAGCTGGATTACGACGGTTTCGCCGCGACCCTGCGCGCCGAAGTGGAAGGGGGCGGGCGGGTCGCCGCCTATTTCGCGGCGCCCGACCAGGGCGAGGGGCTGGCCCTGTATGCGCTGCTCGCCCGCGACTGGAAGGAGGACCTGGTTCCGCTGCGCACCCGGCTCGGCAGCCGCTTCGCCTCGCTGACCCCGGCCTGCCCCCAGCTGCATCTCTTCGAGCGGGAGATCGCCGAGCAGTTCGGGGTTCTGCCCGAGGGGCACCCCTGGTTCAAACCGCTGCGCTTTCACCCGGTGCGCCGTGGCCGTGATCCCTGGGAGCGCAACCAGCAGGGCCTCCCCGTCTGCGGCGACATGCCCTACTACCGGGTCGAGGGTGAGGAGGTCCACGAGGTGGCGGTCGGCCCGGTGCACGCCGGGGTGATCGAACCCGGGCACTTCCGCTTCCAGTGCCACGGGGAGCGGGTCATGCACCTGGAGATCTCCCTCGGCTATCAGCACCGGGGCATCGAGGAGCAGCTGTCGGGCGGGCCGCACCCGGCCACCCTCTACCGGATGGAGACCGTCGCCGGCGACACCAGCATCGGTCACGCCTCGGCCTACTGCATGGTCCTCGAAGCCCTCGCCGACCTGCAGATTTCGCCCCGGGCGGCGGCCCTGCGCGCCATCGCCCTGGAGTTGGAGCGGCTGGCCAACCACGTGGGGGATATCGGCGCGTTGGCCGGCGACGTGGGGTTTCTGCCCACCGCCAGCTTCTGCGGCCGCATCCGCGGCGATTACCTGAACCTCAGCGCCGAACTCTGCGGCAGCCGCTTCGGCCGCGGCCAGGTGCGCCCGGGCGGCTGCGGCTTCGACCTCGACGAGGCCCGGGCCGCCGCCATCCTCGAGCGCCTCAAGGCCATCGAGCGCGACACCCGCGGGGCCACCGAGCTGTTCTTCGACACCCCCTCGGCCCTGGCCCGTATGGAGGGGACCGGCACCGTTTCGGTGGCCGACGCCGAAGCCCTCGGCCTGGTGGGGATGGCCGCCCGGGCCTGCGGCCTGGCCCGCGACGTGCGCCTGCACCACCCCCACGGGGCCTACGCCGGCAGTTTCGACGATTGCATCATCGAGGAGAGCGGCGACGTCTTCGCCCGCGCCAGCATCCGCCGCCGGGAGATTCACAGCTCGCTGGCCTGGCTGAAACAGGCGCTGGCCTCGCTCCCCGCCGGGCAGGCGCGGCGGGAGGTGCCGCCCGCGGCACCGCAGAGCCTGGCGGTGGCCCTGGTCGAGGGGTGGCGCGGCGAACTGGTCCACGTCGGCCTGACCGACGCCTCGGGCAGGTTCTCCCGCTACAAGATCGTCGACCCCTCGTTCCACAACTGGAGCGGACTGGCCATGGCGCTGCGCAACGAGCAGATCTCGGATTTTCCGCTGTGCAACAAGAGCTTCAATCTCTCGTACTGCGGCTTTGATTTGTAG
- a CDS encoding IclR family transcriptional regulator has protein sequence MAKKEKSDYIIHAVSNALELLEQFHSAEEAMSVSDLALKLKMQKNTVIRLLTNLEVRGYVEHDKAFDRYRLGLKALELGQNYLHQGGLLRRAGPALENIVQSCHETAYLALLEKRHILYVAAVESDQTVRVVSRLGTRLPAYCTASGKVHMAHLPAATLDKLYPEEDLEGFTPTTLTSKESLRRELQEIAPRDYAIDNEEYEKEIRCVAVPVRDYTQSVVGALSVSGPSFRMTQVRIEEEIAPLLLSVATELSATLGYIR, from the coding sequence ATGGCCAAAAAAGAAAAATCCGATTACATCATCCACGCGGTATCCAATGCCCTCGAACTTCTTGAACAGTTCCACAGCGCCGAAGAAGCCATGAGCGTGAGTGACCTGGCCCTGAAGCTGAAGATGCAGAAAAACACCGTCATCCGCCTGCTGACCAACCTGGAGGTCAGGGGCTATGTCGAGCACGACAAGGCTTTCGACCGTTACCGGCTCGGTCTCAAGGCCCTCGAACTCGGCCAGAACTACCTGCACCAGGGTGGGCTGCTGCGCCGGGCTGGACCGGCCCTGGAAAACATCGTGCAAAGCTGCCATGAAACCGCCTACCTGGCTCTTCTGGAGAAACGCCACATTCTTTACGTGGCGGCCGTCGAAAGCGACCAGACGGTGCGGGTGGTTTCGCGCCTGGGCACCCGGCTGCCGGCCTACTGCACCGCCTCGGGCAAGGTGCACATGGCCCACCTGCCCGCCGCAACCCTGGACAAACTGTATCCCGAGGAGGACTTGGAGGGGTTCACCCCCACGACCCTCACCAGCAAGGAGTCCCTGCGCCGCGAACTGCAGGAGATCGCCCCCCGGGACTATGCGATCGACAACGAGGAATACGAAAAGGAAATCCGCTGCGTGGCGGTCCCGGTCCGCGACTACACGCAGTCCGTGGTGGGAGCCCTGAGCGTTTCCGGCCCTTCTTTCCGGATGACCCAGGTGCGCATCGAAGAGGAAATCGCCCCGCTGCTGTTGTCCGTGGCAACCGAGCTTTCGGCCACGCTGGGGTATATTCGCTGA
- a CDS encoding OmpA family protein, whose product MKQLLICLLAAAIGLAGCAQPMSTTQKGTAIGTGVGAAVGAGLGQAIGRDTKGTLIGAGVGAAVGALAGGAIGNYMQKNEMALRQAVAGVEGASVQRNMDTIALTFKSDVLFDVNSSTLKPGAYDEINRVAAVLNEYPQTNIMISGHTDSTGSEVYNQQLSERRAMAVKNALVAQGVNSMRMNTVGYGESQPIADNSTDGGRQLNRRVEVRITPQQG is encoded by the coding sequence ATGAAGCAGCTTCTGATCTGCCTGCTTGCCGCTGCCATTGGACTGGCGGGCTGTGCCCAGCCGATGTCCACCACCCAGAAAGGGACGGCCATCGGTACCGGCGTAGGGGCCGCAGTCGGCGCCGGCCTCGGCCAGGCCATCGGCCGCGACACCAAGGGAACCCTGATCGGTGCGGGCGTCGGCGCCGCGGTCGGTGCCCTTGCAGGCGGGGCCATCGGCAACTACATGCAGAAGAACGAAATGGCTCTGCGCCAGGCGGTAGCGGGAGTCGAAGGGGCAAGCGTGCAGCGCAACATGGACACCATCGCCCTGACCTTCAAGTCCGATGTGCTGTTCGACGTCAACTCCTCCACCCTGAAGCCGGGGGCCTATGACGAAATCAACCGGGTGGCCGCGGTCCTCAACGAGTACCCGCAGACCAACATCATGATTTCCGGGCACACCGACAGCACCGGCTCCGAGGTGTACAACCAGCAGCTTTCCGAGCGCCGCGCCATGGCGGTCAAGAACGCTCTGGTCGCCCAGGGGGTGAATTCCATGCGCATGAACACGGTCGGCTACGGCGAGAGCCAGCCGATTGCCGACAACAGCACCGATGGGGGGCGTCAGCTCAACCGCCGGGTAGAGGTTCGCATCACCCCTCAGCAGGGATAA
- the tatA gene encoding twin-arginine translocase TatA/TatE family subunit, giving the protein MFGLGTQEMIIILVLVLIIFGAGKLPQVGGALGQGLRNFKKGIKEADEDAKDEEKKLESKKDE; this is encoded by the coding sequence ATGTTCGGACTCGGAACTCAGGAAATGATCATCATCCTCGTGCTGGTGCTCATCATCTTCGGCGCTGGAAAGCTCCCCCAGGTCGGCGGCGCGCTCGGCCAGGGACTGCGCAATTTCAAGAAGGGCATTAAAGAGGCGGACGAAGACGCCAAAGACGAGGAAAAGAAGCTGGAAAGCAAGAAAGACGAATAG
- the gatA gene encoding Asp-tRNA(Asn)/Glu-tRNA(Gln) amidotransferase subunit GatA: MNLTDLTIHELRARLDAGETTSVELTKAFLERIEATDDRVNAFITVVEESALQEAEEADRRIAAGQAELLTGIPMALKDIFNAEGVLTTCASKILANYVSPYDATAVAKLREQGAVILGKLNMDEFAMGSSNENSAFGPVKNPWRLAAVPGGSSGGSAAAVAARQAAGTLGTDTGGSIRQPASHCGVVGLKPTYGRVSRYGVIAYASSLDQVGPLARDVEDCALLLQAVAGYDPADSTSVDTPVPDYLASLRDGVRGLKIGLPKEYFIEGLDPEVKQALESAIAAYRELGAEIVEVSLPHTDYAVACYYLIATAEASSNLARYDGVRYGVRSDEAQGLIDMYMKTRAAGFGDEVKRRIMLGTYALSSGYYDAYYLKAQKVRTLIRQDFLDAFAKVDVILTPVAPTAAFKLGEKVNDPLQMYLSDIFTIPVNLAGTCAMSLPCGLTDAGLPIGLQLIGKPFDEATILRAGHAFEQATDWHRKQAPL, translated from the coding sequence ATGAACCTGACCGATCTCACCATTCACGAGTTGCGCGCCAGGCTGGACGCCGGGGAAACCACCTCGGTGGAGCTGACCAAGGCGTTTCTCGAGCGCATCGAGGCCACCGACGACAGGGTCAATGCCTTCATCACCGTGGTCGAGGAGAGCGCCCTGCAGGAGGCCGAAGAGGCCGACCGGCGCATCGCCGCGGGCCAAGCCGAGCTGCTGACCGGCATCCCCATGGCCCTCAAGGACATTTTCAACGCCGAGGGGGTGCTGACCACCTGCGCCTCGAAGATCCTGGCCAACTACGTCTCGCCCTACGATGCCACCGCCGTGGCTAAACTGCGCGAACAGGGGGCGGTGATCCTCGGCAAGCTCAACATGGACGAGTTCGCCATGGGCAGCTCCAACGAGAACAGCGCCTTCGGCCCGGTGAAAAACCCCTGGCGCCTGGCAGCGGTCCCCGGCGGCTCTTCGGGCGGGTCGGCGGCCGCGGTGGCAGCCCGCCAGGCGGCCGGCACCCTCGGCACCGACACCGGCGGTTCGATCCGCCAGCCTGCCTCCCACTGCGGGGTGGTCGGCCTCAAGCCGACCTACGGACGGGTTTCGCGCTACGGGGTGATCGCCTACGCCTCCTCCCTCGACCAGGTCGGCCCGCTGGCCCGCGACGTCGAGGACTGCGCCCTGCTCCTGCAGGCGGTGGCCGGCTACGACCCGGCCGACTCGACCTCCGTCGACACCCCGGTCCCCGACTACCTGGCGAGCCTGCGCGACGGGGTCAGGGGGCTCAAGATCGGCCTGCCCAAGGAGTACTTCATCGAGGGGCTCGACCCCGAGGTCAAGCAGGCGCTGGAGAGCGCCATCGCCGCCTACCGCGAACTGGGCGCCGAGATCGTCGAGGTCAGCCTGCCCCACACCGACTACGCCGTGGCCTGTTACTACCTGATCGCCACCGCCGAGGCCTCGAGCAACCTGGCCCGCTACGACGGGGTGCGCTACGGGGTGCGCTCCGACGAGGCGCAGGGGCTGATCGACATGTACATGAAGACCCGCGCCGCCGGCTTCGGCGACGAGGTCAAGCGGCGCATCATGCTCGGCACCTACGCACTGTCCAGCGGCTATTACGACGCCTACTACCTCAAGGCGCAGAAGGTGCGCACCCTGATCCGCCAGGACTTCCTCGACGCCTTCGCCAAGGTCGACGTCATCCTCACCCCGGTAGCGCCGACGGCGGCCTTCAAGCTCGGCGAGAAGGTCAACGATCCGCTGCAGATGTACCTTTCGGACATCTTCACCATCCCGGTCAACCTCGCCGGCACCTGCGCCATGAGCCTGCCCTGCGGCCTCACCGATGCCGGCCTGCCCATCGGCCTGCAGCTGATCGGCAAACCCTTCGACGAGGCGACCATCCTGCGCGCCGGCCACGCCTTCGAGCAGGCGACGGATTGGCACAGGAAACAGGCGCCGCTGTAA
- a CDS encoding ATP-binding protein — protein MPLDAELIAQLRRVLSAAEKVLPRPLPEIDWSACLAANWRRHSFAGTLEPLPAVDNIRLEDLLGIDRQKQLLEENTRQFLRGFPANNVLLWGSRGTGKSSVIRALLNSYGDRGLRIIQVDKDDLVSLPDIFLQIGQEPFRFIIFCDDLSFEPGEKSYKVLKSALDGSVYAAPANTLIYVTSNRRYLLPEYPTDNLGAKLVNNEVHHGEGVEEKISLSDRFGLWVAFNVFSQDQYLRVVRQCMEKLACDNRLELPWDEEIEKEAIAWSHEKSKRCGRTALQFAKRWVGRALLAAKSPGAPGASL, from the coding sequence ATGCCCCTGGATGCGGAATTGATCGCCCAACTGCGTCGAGTCCTGAGCGCGGCGGAAAAGGTCCTGCCCCGCCCGCTGCCCGAGATCGACTGGTCGGCCTGCCTGGCCGCCAACTGGCGGCGCCACTCCTTCGCCGGCACCCTGGAGCCGCTGCCGGCGGTGGACAACATCCGCCTTGAGGACCTGCTCGGCATCGATCGCCAGAAACAGCTGCTCGAGGAGAACACCCGCCAGTTTCTGCGGGGCTTTCCGGCCAACAACGTGCTGCTGTGGGGCTCGCGGGGCACCGGGAAAAGCTCGGTGATCCGGGCCCTGCTCAACAGCTACGGCGACCGGGGGCTGCGCATCATCCAGGTCGACAAGGACGACCTGGTCAGTCTCCCGGACATCTTCCTGCAGATTGGGCAGGAGCCCTTCAGGTTTATCATCTTCTGCGACGACCTCTCCTTCGAGCCGGGGGAAAAGAGCTACAAGGTCCTCAAAAGCGCCCTTGACGGCTCGGTGTACGCCGCCCCGGCCAACACCCTGATCTACGTCACCTCCAACCGCCGCTACCTGCTGCCCGAATATCCCACCGACAACCTCGGAGCCAAGTTGGTGAATAACGAGGTGCACCACGGCGAGGGGGTCGAGGAAAAGATCTCCCTCTCCGACCGCTTCGGGCTCTGGGTGGCCTTCAACGTATTTTCCCAGGACCAATACCTGCGGGTAGTGCGCCAGTGCATGGAAAAGCTGGCATGTGACAACCGTCTTGAGCTACCCTGGGACGAAGAGATCGAAAAGGAGGCCATCGCCTGGTCCCACGAGAAGAGCAAACGCTGCGGTCGCACGGCCCTGCAGTTTGCCAAACGCTGGGTCGGCAGGGCGCTGCTGGCCGCAAAATCCCCCGGGGCACCGGGGGCAAGTCTCTGA
- the gatB gene encoding Asp-tRNA(Asn)/Glu-tRNA(Gln) amidotransferase subunit GatB yields the protein MSSKYEVVIGLEVHVQLTTNTKIFCGCSTAFGGEPNAHTCPVCLGLPGALPVLNKKAVEFAIRTGLATHCSIAPRSVFARKNYFYPDLPKGYQISQFELPVCEHGHLDIETEAGGAKRIGITRIHMEEDAGKLVHGDTADTAGSSFVDLNRACTPLLEVVSEPDMRSSDEAIAYLKKLHQIVVYLGVCDGNMEQGSFRCDANVSIRPWGQKEFGTRAELKNINSFRFIKQAIDYEVERQAEILEEGGRVVQETRLFDTTTGMTRSMRGKEEAHDYRYFPDPDLVPLVISEQWIDQVRQGLPELPEAKIERYVSEYGIPRYDAEVLSAERPVADYYDACVRLHGNAKACSNWVMGEVQRRLNEEGIGIDQCPVTPELLAGMLGRIDDNTISGKIAKTVFEEMWKSGDTADAIIEKKGLKQVTDTGAIEQIIDEILAANPGQVEEYRGGKEKVFGFFVGQVMKASKGKANPAAVNELLKKKLQG from the coding sequence ATGTCATCCAAATACGAAGTCGTCATCGGGCTGGAGGTCCACGTCCAGCTGACCACGAACACCAAGATCTTCTGCGGCTGTTCCACGGCCTTCGGCGGCGAACCCAACGCCCACACCTGCCCGGTCTGCCTGGGGCTGCCCGGGGCGCTGCCGGTACTGAACAAGAAGGCGGTGGAATTCGCCATCCGCACCGGCCTGGCCACCCACTGCAGCATCGCCCCGCGCTCGGTCTTCGCCCGCAAGAACTACTTCTACCCCGACCTGCCCAAGGGCTACCAGATCTCCCAGTTCGAGCTGCCGGTCTGCGAACACGGTCACCTCGACATCGAGACCGAGGCCGGCGGGGCCAAGCGCATCGGCATCACCCGCATCCACATGGAGGAGGACGCCGGCAAGCTGGTCCACGGCGACACCGCCGATACCGCCGGCAGCTCCTTCGTCGATCTCAACCGCGCCTGCACCCCGCTGCTGGAGGTGGTCTCCGAACCCGACATGCGCTCCTCCGACGAGGCCATCGCCTACCTGAAGAAGCTGCACCAGATCGTGGTCTACCTCGGGGTCTGCGACGGCAACATGGAGCAGGGCTCCTTCCGCTGCGACGCCAACGTCTCGATCCGCCCCTGGGGGCAGAAGGAGTTCGGCACCCGCGCCGAGCTGAAAAACATCAACTCCTTCCGCTTCATCAAGCAGGCCATCGACTACGAGGTGGAGCGCCAGGCCGAGATCCTCGAAGAGGGGGGCCGGGTGGTTCAGGAGACCCGCCTGTTCGACACCACCACCGGCATGACCCGCTCCATGCGCGGCAAGGAGGAGGCCCACGACTACCGCTACTTCCCCGATCCCGACCTGGTGCCGCTGGTGATCTCGGAGCAGTGGATCGACCAGGTCCGCCAGGGGCTGCCCGAGTTGCCCGAGGCGAAGATCGAGCGCTACGTCAGCGAGTACGGAATCCCCCGCTACGACGCCGAGGTGCTCTCTGCGGAGCGGCCCGTGGCCGACTACTACGACGCGTGCGTGCGCCTGCACGGCAACGCCAAGGCCTGCTCCAACTGGGTCATGGGCGAGGTCCAGCGGCGGCTCAACGAGGAGGGGATCGGCATCGACCAGTGCCCGGTGACCCCGGAGCTGCTGGCCGGGATGCTGGGGCGCATCGACGACAACACCATTTCGGGCAAGATCGCCAAGACCGTCTTCGAAGAGATGTGGAAAAGCGGTGACACCGCCGACGCCATCATCGAGAAGAAGGGCCTCAAGCAGGTCACCGACACCGGCGCCATCGAACAGATCATCGACGAGATCCTCGCCGCCAACCCCGGCCAGGTCGAGGAGTACCGCGGCGGCAAGGAGAAGGTCTTCGGCTTCTTCGTCGGCCAGGTGATGAAGGCCAGCAAGGGCAAGGCGAACCCCGCCGCGGTGAATGAACTGCTGAAGAAGAAACTGCAAGGATAA
- a CDS encoding molybdopterin molybdotransferase MoeA — MLNYQEALDIVLQTVQPLAAREVDLSQALGRVLAESVQARWNLPPSDNSAMDGFAFCLADQSAGARLPVAGFIPAGASRQEPVPHGAAVKIMTGAPLPPDCDTVVPNEEVEQRDDSIVLRTSPSRGQHVRLAGEEIRRSEILLEAGTPVLSGEMGLLAAGGADRVRVIPAPRVALLSTGDELVELGQQPGPGQIVNSNTYLLSARLREEGCEVIPLGIARDTSEDLAIQLARGLEADLLITTGGVSAGDRDYVQETLGRFGFSCGFWKVAIKPGKPVLFGTAQGKPVFGLPGNPAASGATFELFVRPALRRLAGFRDPLPPRLRVTLGGAISGGEKRQRFVWGTLKEAAGRYEFIPSDRQGSGQNRSMQGAQALLPVPGGSPPLEAGAETDVLLMRLPPGLAWPVPT; from the coding sequence ATGCTGAATTACCAGGAAGCCCTCGACATCGTTCTGCAGACGGTGCAGCCGCTGGCCGCCAGGGAGGTTGACCTTTCCCAGGCCCTGGGCCGGGTGCTGGCCGAATCGGTCCAGGCGCGCTGGAACCTCCCGCCGAGTGACAATTCGGCCATGGATGGTTTCGCCTTCTGCCTCGCCGACCAGTCCGCCGGTGCCAGGCTCCCCGTGGCCGGTTTCATTCCCGCCGGAGCCTCCCGGCAGGAGCCCGTGCCCCACGGGGCGGCCGTTAAAATCATGACCGGGGCGCCCCTGCCACCTGACTGCGATACGGTGGTTCCCAACGAGGAGGTGGAGCAGCGGGACGACTCCATCGTTCTGCGCACCTCGCCCAGCCGGGGGCAGCACGTCAGGCTCGCCGGCGAGGAAATCCGCCGTAGCGAGATCCTGCTGGAGGCCGGTACGCCGGTCCTGTCGGGGGAGATGGGGCTGCTCGCCGCCGGGGGCGCGGACCGGGTAAGGGTGATCCCCGCCCCGCGGGTCGCCCTGCTTTCCACCGGCGATGAACTGGTCGAGCTGGGCCAACAGCCCGGCCCGGGACAGATTGTCAACTCCAACACCTACCTGCTCTCTGCGCGGCTGCGCGAGGAGGGGTGCGAGGTCATCCCCCTGGGCATCGCCCGGGACACCTCCGAGGACCTGGCCATCCAGCTTGCCCGCGGCCTCGAGGCCGACCTGCTGATCACCACCGGCGGGGTTTCGGCGGGCGACCGGGACTATGTGCAGGAAACCCTCGGCCGTTTCGGCTTCAGCTGCGGTTTCTGGAAGGTGGCGATCAAGCCAGGGAAACCGGTGCTGTTCGGCACCGCCCAGGGCAAGCCGGTCTTCGGTCTCCCCGGTAACCCGGCGGCCTCCGGAGCAACCTTCGAACTCTTCGTCCGGCCCGCTCTACGGCGCCTGGCCGGTTTTCGCGACCCGCTGCCGCCGCGGCTCAGAGTCACCCTTGGCGGGGCGATCAGCGGCGGCGAAAAGCGCCAGCGGTTCGTCTGGGGAACCCTGAAGGAAGCCGCTGGAAGGTACGAATTCATCCCCTCCGACCGCCAGGGCTCGGGGCAGAACCGCAGCATGCAGGGCGCCCAGGCCCTGCTCCCGGTTCCCGGGGGAAGCCCGCCCCTTGAAGCCGGGGCCGAAACCGACGTGCTGCTGATGCGCCTGCCACCCGGCTTGGCCTGGCCGGTGCCGACCTGA
- the mobA gene encoding molybdenum cofactor guanylyltransferase: MTEQVTGVILAGGKSSRMGRDKATLEVEGVALFERVLGVFQRIFSDILIAGERPDLARPGVCCHPDIYPGSALGGLYTGLFEADSDWIFVAPCDLPFPDPNLIKALLRLRDGYDVVLPRTGQGLDPLFACYRKSCLEPMRRLLDNRRYRIFDFYDQVRVRYVDEHELPEGWRQALLNVNTPEEFQDLEDLLPKP; the protein is encoded by the coding sequence GTGACGGAACAGGTCACCGGCGTCATTCTGGCCGGGGGGAAAAGTTCCCGCATGGGGCGCGACAAGGCCACCCTCGAAGTTGAAGGCGTCGCCCTGTTCGAGCGGGTCCTCGGCGTCTTCCAGAGGATATTCAGCGACATCCTGATCGCCGGCGAGCGCCCCGACCTGGCCCGCCCCGGGGTGTGCTGCCATCCCGACATCTACCCCGGCAGCGCCCTGGGAGGCCTCTACACGGGCCTTTTCGAGGCCGACAGCGATTGGATCTTCGTCGCCCCCTGCGACCTGCCCTTTCCCGACCCGAACCTGATCAAGGCCCTGCTGAGGCTGCGTGACGGCTATGACGTGGTCCTGCCGCGCACCGGCCAGGGGCTCGACCCGCTGTTTGCCTGCTACCGAAAAAGCTGTCTCGAACCGATGCGCCGGCTGCTGGACAACCGCCGCTACCGCATTTTCGACTTTTATGACCAGGTCAGGGTGCGTTACGTCGATGAGCACGAGCTTCCCGAGGGGTGGCGCCAGGCCCTGCTCAACGTCAACACCCCCGAGGAATTTCAGGACCTGGAAGATCTCCTCCCGAAACCTTGA
- a CDS encoding NADH-quinone oxidoreductase subunit B family protein → MLTIIRERLRQGHRTSRYPKEEPTLPERFRGRPILKPERCPEGCEQCLERCPFGALEKVAGELRLDLGRCLFCAECAAACPHEALRFSRDHRLACRRREDLEIGKGEYLLAGALEARMKKLFGRSLKLRQVSAGGCNACEADLNVLGTLVFDLGRFGIQFVASPRHADGILVTGPVTENMKSALLDTYAAVPEPKLVIASGACAIGGGPFRDSPEANNGIGDLLPVDLYIPGCPPHPYTALDGLLRLLGRL, encoded by the coding sequence ATGCTGACCATCATCCGCGAACGCCTGCGCCAGGGGCACCGGACCTCGCGCTACCCCAAGGAGGAGCCGACCCTGCCCGAGCGTTTCCGCGGCCGCCCCATCCTCAAACCCGAGCGCTGCCCCGAGGGGTGCGAGCAGTGCCTGGAGCGCTGCCCTTTCGGAGCCCTGGAGAAGGTCGCTGGAGAGCTGCGTCTCGACCTGGGGCGCTGCCTGTTCTGCGCCGAGTGTGCGGCAGCCTGCCCCCACGAAGCGCTGCGCTTCAGCCGCGACCACCGTTTGGCCTGCCGGCGCCGGGAGGATCTGGAAATCGGCAAGGGGGAATACTTGCTGGCCGGGGCCCTGGAGGCCCGCATGAAAAAGCTCTTCGGCCGCTCGCTGAAGCTGCGCCAGGTCTCGGCCGGCGGCTGCAACGCCTGCGAGGCCGACCTCAACGTGCTCGGTACCCTGGTCTTCGACCTCGGGCGCTTCGGCATCCAGTTCGTCGCCTCGCCCCGTCACGCCGACGGCATCCTGGTGACCGGGCCGGTCACCGAGAACATGAAAAGCGCCCTGCTCGACACCTACGCGGCGGTCCCCGAGCCCAAGCTGGTGATCGCCTCGGGGGCCTGCGCCATCGGCGGGGGCCCGTTTCGCGACAGCCCGGAGGCCAACAACGGGATCGGCGACCTGCTCCCCGTCGATCTCTACATCCCCGGTTGTCCGCCCCATCCCTACACGGCGCTGGACGGGCTGCTGCGCCTGCTCGGGCGGCTGTGA